In a single window of the Gemmatimonadota bacterium genome:
- the rplW gene encoding 50S ribosomal protein L23: MADLHGILVRPMITEKSSAAWQDRGEYVFEVHPEATKDQIKAALKQFFGVNATKVRTMQMRRNAIARGKTRGVTPRWKKAIVTLKDGESLAVFEG, from the coding sequence ATGGCGGACCTGCACGGCATCCTGGTGCGTCCGATGATCACCGAGAAGAGCTCGGCCGCGTGGCAGGATCGCGGCGAGTACGTCTTCGAGGTGCATCCGGAGGCGACCAAGGACCAGATCAAGGCGGCGCTGAAGCAGTTCTTCGGCGTGAATGCCACCAAAGTTCGCACCATGCAGATGCGCCGCAACGCGATCGCCCGGGGCAAGACCCGTGGCGTGACGCCGCGTTGGAAGAAGGCCATCGTGACCCTGAAGGACGGCGAATCATTGGCCGTGTTCGAGGGCTAA
- the rplD gene encoding 50S ribosomal protein L4, which yields MINAPHYSAKGVKRAEAYALPAELFDGTVNEDVLHQAVKSFLGNQRQGTHKVKTRAEVSGGGRKPYKQKGTGRARQGSNRAPHWRGGGVAFGPSPRSYRTELPKKVRQLARRSALNARAREGMLHVIETVAFQAPKTQELLGLLAKLSLEGVKTLILTDGSKPAVYLSARNVPHLTVLPFADASAYDILRADALVIEGTAFGGEAEVEETEAAPKAKKSAAKKKAAPTTESE from the coding sequence ATGATTAACGCGCCGCATTATTCCGCCAAGGGCGTGAAGCGCGCCGAGGCGTATGCGCTCCCGGCCGAGCTGTTCGACGGCACGGTGAACGAGGACGTGCTCCACCAGGCGGTGAAGTCGTTCCTCGGCAACCAGCGCCAGGGCACGCACAAGGTGAAGACCCGCGCCGAAGTCTCCGGCGGTGGTCGCAAGCCGTACAAGCAGAAGGGCACCGGCCGCGCCCGTCAGGGCTCGAACCGCGCGCCGCATTGGCGTGGCGGCGGTGTCGCCTTCGGTCCGAGCCCGCGCTCGTACCGGACCGAGTTGCCGAAGAAGGTCCGTCAGCTCGCCCGCCGCTCGGCGCTCAATGCCCGGGCCCGCGAGGGAATGCTGCACGTGATCGAGACGGTTGCCTTCCAGGCGCCGAAGACCCAGGAGCTGCTCGGCCTGCTGGCCAAGCTGTCGCTCGAGGGCGTGAAGACGCTGATCCTGACCGACGGCAGCAAGCCGGCGGTGTACCTGAGCGCCCGCAACGTGCCGCACCTCACGGTGTTGCCGTTTGCCGACGCCTCGGCGTATGACATCCTGCGCGCGGACGCGCTGGTGATCGAGGGGACGGCGTTCGGCGGCGAGGCCGAGGTCGAGGAGACCGAGGCGGCCCCGAAGGCGAAGAAGTCGGCTGCCAAGAAGAAGGCCGCCCCCACGACGGAGAGTGAGTGA
- the rpsJ gene encoding 30S ribosomal protein S10, producing MAGKIRIRLKAFDHVVLDQAAADIVRTAEKTGAQVSGPIPLPVKTERWTVLRSPHVDKKSREQFELRTHKRLLDIHDSRPQTMDALTKLDLPAGVDVEIKVE from the coding sequence ATGGCTGGAAAGATCCGGATCCGCCTCAAGGCGTTCGACCACGTGGTGCTGGACCAGGCCGCGGCGGATATCGTACGCACTGCGGAAAAGACCGGTGCGCAAGTGTCGGGACCGATTCCCCTGCCGGTGAAGACCGAGCGGTGGACGGTGCTGCGCTCGCCGCACGTCGACAAGAAGAGCCGTGAACAGTTCGAGCTGCGGACGCACAAGCGCCTGCTCGACATCCACGACTCCAGGCCCCAGACGATGGACGCGCTGACGAAGCTGGATCTTCCGGCCGGCGTGGACGTCGAGATCAAGGTCGAGTAG
- the rplB gene encoding 50S ribosomal protein L2, with the protein MSIRQFRPITAGTRFRSVSGFDEITRGTPEKSLLEPLTSSGGRNNQGHVTSRHRGGGHKQMYRRVDFKRDKFGIPARVAEIEYDPNRTARIALLFYADGEKRYILHPAGLKQGDMVMSGPGSDIRVGNAVPLAEVPLGTMVHNIELKIGKGGQMARSAGQGAQVLAREGEYVTLRMKSSEMRLVHGRCLATIGEVGNSEHELLSVGKAGKSRWQGKRPHVRGVAMNPVDHPLGGGEGKTSGGRPPVSPWGKPEGTKTRKRKKASNRLIVRGRKRGKATK; encoded by the coding sequence ATGAGTATTCGTCAGTTCCGCCCGATCACTGCGGGCACGCGCTTCCGTTCGGTCTCGGGTTTCGACGAGATCACCCGGGGCACCCCTGAGAAGTCGTTGCTCGAGCCCCTGACGTCGTCGGGCGGCCGCAACAACCAGGGCCACGTCACCTCGCGGCATCGCGGCGGTGGCCACAAGCAGATGTACCGTCGCGTCGACTTCAAGCGCGACAAGTTCGGGATCCCGGCGCGCGTGGCCGAGATCGAGTACGATCCGAACCGCACGGCCCGGATTGCACTGCTCTTCTACGCCGACGGCGAGAAGCGCTACATCCTGCATCCGGCCGGCCTGAAGCAGGGCGACATGGTGATGAGCGGCCCGGGGAGCGACATCCGCGTGGGCAACGCGGTGCCGCTGGCCGAGGTGCCGCTGGGTACCATGGTGCACAACATCGAGCTGAAGATCGGCAAGGGCGGCCAGATGGCCCGCTCGGCCGGTCAGGGCGCCCAGGTGCTGGCCCGCGAGGGCGAGTACGTGACGCTGCGGATGAAGTCGTCGGAAATGCGGCTGGTGCATGGCCGCTGCCTGGCGACGATTGGCGAGGTCGGCAACTCGGAACACGAGCTGCTCTCGGTCGGCAAGGCCGGCAAGAGCCGGTGGCAGGGCAAGCGGCCGCACGTGCGCGGCGTTGCCATGAACCCGGTGGACCACCCGCTCGGCGGCGGCGAAGGCAAGACCTCGGGCGGACGTCCGCCGGTCTCGCCTTGGGGCAAGCCTGAGGGGACGAAGACGCGGAAGCGGAAGAAGGCATCGAACCGACTCATCGTGCGCGGGCGCAAGCGCGGGAAGGCGACCAAGTAA
- the rplV gene encoding 50S ribosomal protein L22 yields the protein MHGYAIQRSVRQSPRKMRLVMDLIRGKNVNEAYALLMFNKKLAAKQIAKTLKSAVANAEQKALLANEAFDVDLLVVSDAQVDMGSPLKRFAAAAQGRATPIRKPTSHVKIAVTTKGAK from the coding sequence ATGCATGGCTATGCGATTCAGCGCTCGGTTCGGCAGTCCCCGCGCAAGATGCGCCTGGTGATGGACCTGATCCGTGGCAAGAATGTCAATGAGGCCTACGCGCTCCTCATGTTCAACAAGAAGCTGGCGGCGAAGCAGATCGCGAAGACGCTGAAGTCGGCGGTCGCGAATGCGGAGCAGAAGGCCCTCCTGGCCAACGAGGCGTTCGACGTCGACCTGCTGGTCGTCTCGGATGCGCAGGTGGACATGGGCTCGCCGCTCAAGCGGTTCGCCGCCGCGGCACAGGGCCGGGCGACGCCGATCCGGAAGCCGACCAGTCACGTCAAGATTGCCGTGACGACGAAGGGGGCGAAGTAA
- the rplC gene encoding 50S ribosomal protein L3, translating to MAIIGRKLGMTRVFAADGTAVPVTVIEAGPCPVLQVNEAQAQLGYGRRKAQRTTGAALGHAKKAGFDYAPQVIRSFQVPGMELTAGSMVTVDIFADGDLVKVTGTTKGRGFQGVVHRHGFHGGPASHGNTRHRKPGSIGPGTDPSRVIKGKKMPGHHGAERHTEMGLTIVRVDAERNLLFVRGAVPGSKNGIVTVAKQGGKSRHD from the coding sequence ATGGCCATCATTGGACGCAAGCTCGGCATGACGCGTGTGTTTGCCGCGGACGGCACGGCAGTGCCGGTGACGGTGATCGAGGCTGGGCCCTGCCCGGTGCTCCAGGTCAACGAGGCGCAGGCGCAGCTCGGCTACGGCCGGCGCAAGGCGCAGCGCACGACCGGCGCCGCCCTCGGCCACGCCAAGAAGGCTGGCTTCGACTACGCCCCGCAGGTGATCCGCTCGTTCCAGGTTCCTGGGATGGAGCTGACCGCCGGCTCGATGGTGACGGTCGACATCTTCGCCGACGGCGACCTGGTCAAGGTCACCGGGACGACGAAGGGTCGCGGTTTCCAGGGTGTCGTCCACCGGCACGGCTTCCACGGCGGCCCCGCCTCGCACGGCAACACCCGTCACCGGAAGCCCGGCTCGATCGGCCCCGGCACGGACCCGTCGCGCGTGATCAAGGGGAAGAAGATGCCCGGCCACCACGGTGCCGAGCGTCACACCGAAATGGGCCTGACGATTGTCCGGGTCGACGCCGAGCGGAACCTGCTGTTCGTGCGCGGGGCAGTCCCCGGCTCGAAGAACGGCATCGTGACGGTCGCGAAGCAGGGAGGAAAGAGCCGCCATGATTAA
- the rpsS gene encoding 30S ribosomal protein S19, which yields MARSIRKGPFVQQALADKVVALNSKNEKKVVKTWSRASTILPEFVGHTFAVHNGNKFVPVYVSENMVGHKLGEFAPTRLFRGHSGKLVADKKAKA from the coding sequence ATGGCACGCAGCATCCGGAAGGGCCCCTTCGTTCAGCAGGCGCTGGCCGACAAGGTCGTCGCCCTGAACAGCAAGAACGAGAAGAAGGTCGTCAAGACCTGGAGCCGGGCGAGCACCATTCTCCCCGAGTTCGTCGGTCACACCTTCGCCGTGCACAACGGGAACAAGTTCGTCCCGGTGTACGTCTCCGAGAACATGGTCGGCCACAAGCTGGGCGAGTTCGCGCCGACCCGACTGTTCCGCGGCCACAGCGGCAAGCTGGTCGCGGACAAGAAGGCGAAGGCCTGA